One window from the genome of Eucalyptus grandis isolate ANBG69807.140 chromosome 7, ASM1654582v1, whole genome shotgun sequence encodes:
- the LOC104454123 gene encoding glucosamine inositolphosphorylceramide transferase 1 isoform X1 encodes MGSGQVVGPAGGGGGGGGGDNGDGRCCDMSLKCSCRWKCEHQHYRGLFLNGGGSYKGLVFFLGCFVVLGSIATLYAWLAFTPPYAVAARAAAGGGCREDNEGSWSIGVFYGDSPFSLKPIEAMNIWRDESAAWPVANPVVTCASTSEAGFPSNFVADPFLYVQGDTIYLFYEMKNLITMQGDIAVSRSVDKGATWQQLGIALDEDWHLSYPYVFNYHGQIYMMPESSEKGQLRVYRALDFPLQWKLDKVVMKKPMVDSFVINHKGKFWLFGSDHSSFGSKKNGQLEIWYSDSPLGPWKPHKKNPVYNTYRSVGARNGGRPFIHDGILYRVGQDCGETYGRRVRLFKVEVLTQDEFKEVEVPLGVEEPKKGRNAWNGARYHHLDVQQLPSGEWIGVMDGDRVPSGYSVRRFILGCASIAAVAVIVILIGVLLGAVKCIVPLNWSSHGLGKKSNAFLVWGRSNMLSSKVRRFCSRLNRVPPFLRGWVKVNTRVGRCVVAFIFAIGVALMCTGVHYIYGGNGADEPYLWKGHYSQFTLLTMTYDARIWNLKMYVKHYSRCSSVKEIVVVWNKGVPPNSSDFDSVVPVRIRVEARNSLNNRFRMDPLIKTRAVLELDDDIMMTCDDVERGFKVWREHPDRIVGFYPRLINGNPLKYRAERYARKHEGYNMILTGAAFIDSQLAFQKYNSPQVRLGRELVDKYFNCEDVLLNYLYANASSSRTVEYVKPAWAIDTSKFSGAAISRNTKVHYRIRSNCLAKFSQMYGGLAGRKWAFDARKDGWDV; translated from the exons ATGGGCTCCGGCCAGGTGGTGGGTCCCgccggcgggggcggcggcggcggcggcggcgacaatGGGGACGGTCGCTGCTGCGACATGAGCCTCAAGTGCTCGTGCAGGTGGAAGTGCGAGCACCAGCACTACCGGGGCTTGTTTCTGAACGGCGGCGGCAGCTACAAGGGGCTGGTCTTCTTCCTGGGCTGCTTCGTCGTGCTGGGCTCGATCGCCACCCTGTACGCGTGGCTCGCCTTCACGCCGCCCTacgccgtcgccgcccgggcggcggccggcggcgggtGCCGGGAGGACAATGAAGGGTCCTGGTCCATCGGCGTTTTCTACGGCGACTCTCCTTTTTCCCTCAAGCCCATCGAAGCA ATGAATATATGGAGGGATGAGAGTGCAGCATGGCCAGTGGCCAACCCGGTTGTGACCTGCGCTTCTACATCCGAAGCTGGCTTTCCCAGTAATTTCGTAGCTGATCCTTTTCTTTATGTGCAG GGTGACACTATTTACCTATTTTATGAGATGAAGAATTTAATCACTATGCAAGGTGATATAGCAGTTTCAAGAAGTGTTGATAAGGGAGCAACATGGCAACAATTGGGTATTGCTTTGGATGAGGATTGGCACCTTTCTTATCCCTATGTTTTCAATTATCATGGGCAG ATATACATGATGCCTGAAAGCAGTGAGAAAGGGCAGCTTCGAGTTTACCGTGCCCTCGACTTTCCATTGCAATGGAAACTTGATAAGGTTGTAATGAAAAAGCCCATGGTGGATAGCTTTGTAATAAACCACAAAGGCAAGTTTTGGCTCTTTGGCTCAGACCACAGCAGTTTCGGTTCCAAAAAGAATGGGCAGCTGGAAATCTGGTATAGCGATTCACCGCTTGGTCCCTGGAAACCGCACAAGAAGAATCCTGTTTATAATACTTACAGGAGCGTGGGGGCTCGTAATGGAGGCAGGCCATTTATACACGATGGAATCCTTTACCGAGTGGGCCAAGATTGTGGAGAAACTTATGGACGACGAGTTCGACTTTTTAAGGTGGAAGTCCTCACCCAAGATGAGTTCAAAGAAGTTGAAGTCCCTCTAGGGGTAGAGGAGCCCAAAAAGGGGAGAAATGCTTGGAATGGTGCTCGGTATCATCATCTTGATGTGCAGCAACTCCCGTCTGGCGAGTGGATTGGGGTTATGGATGGAGATCGAGTACCTTCTGGGTATTCCGTTCGTAGGTTTATTCTCGGGTGTGCTTCCATTGCAGCAGTTGCAGTTATAGTCATTCTAATTGGTGTACTTCTTGGAGCTGTGAAGTGCATTGTCCCTTTGAACTGGTCCAGCCATGGCTTGGGGAAAAaaagcaatgcatttttggtGTGGGGGCGATCAAATATGCTTTCTTCAAAGGTGAGACGATTCTGCAGCCGTTTAAATAGGGTGCCTCCATTTCTCCGAGGTTGGGTGAAAGTCAACACACGTGTTGGCAGATGCGTTGTTGCTTTTATATTTGCAATTGGAGTAGCTCTAATGTGCACAGGCGTCCATTACATATACGGAGGAAATGGTGCTGATGAACCGTACCTATGGAAGGGTCACTACTCTCAGTTCACCCTATTGACCATGACGTATGATGCTCGGATATGGAACTTGAAAATGTATGTAAAACACTATTCTAGATGTTCTTCGGTGAAGGAGATAGTTGTGGTATGGAATAAGGGGGTGCCTCCTAATTCGAGTGATTTCGATTCGGTGGTCCCTGTGAGAATCAGGGTTGAGGCGAGAAACTCACTGAATAATCGTTTTAGAATGGATCCTTTGATTAAGACCCGAGCTGTTCTGGAGCTAGATGACGATATCATGATGACATGCGATGACGTAGAACGGGGTTTCAAGGTGTGGCGGGAGCATCCGGACAGGATAGTCGGTTTTTATCCTCGTCTAATTAATGGAAACCCATTGAAATACCGTGCTGAAAGGTACGCACGGAAGCATGAGGGATACAATATGATTCTAACTGGGGCGGCTTTTATTGATAGCCAACTTGCCTTCCAGAAATACAATAGCCCGCAAGTTAGGCTCGGGAGAGAATTAGTGGACAAGTATTTTAACTGCGAAGATGTGCTTTTGAATTACTTGTATGCAAATGCCAGTTCATCTAGGACTGTCGAGTATGTGAAGCCGGCGTGGGCCATAGACACCTCAAAATTCTCGGGTGCCGCAATTAGCCGGAACACAAAAGTTCATTACCGGATAAGGAGCAATTGCCTTGCTAAGTTTTCGCAGATGTATGGGGGTTTGGCCGGGCGTAAATGGGCGTTCGATGCAAGGAAGGATGGTTGGGATGTATAG
- the LOC104454123 gene encoding glucosamine inositolphosphorylceramide transferase 1 isoform X2, translating into MNIWRDESAAWPVANPVVTCASTSEAGFPSNFVADPFLYVQGDTIYLFYEMKNLITMQGDIAVSRSVDKGATWQQLGIALDEDWHLSYPYVFNYHGQIYMMPESSEKGQLRVYRALDFPLQWKLDKVVMKKPMVDSFVINHKGKFWLFGSDHSSFGSKKNGQLEIWYSDSPLGPWKPHKKNPVYNTYRSVGARNGGRPFIHDGILYRVGQDCGETYGRRVRLFKVEVLTQDEFKEVEVPLGVEEPKKGRNAWNGARYHHLDVQQLPSGEWIGVMDGDRVPSGYSVRRFILGCASIAAVAVIVILIGVLLGAVKCIVPLNWSSHGLGKKSNAFLVWGRSNMLSSKVRRFCSRLNRVPPFLRGWVKVNTRVGRCVVAFIFAIGVALMCTGVHYIYGGNGADEPYLWKGHYSQFTLLTMTYDARIWNLKMYVKHYSRCSSVKEIVVVWNKGVPPNSSDFDSVVPVRIRVEARNSLNNRFRMDPLIKTRAVLELDDDIMMTCDDVERGFKVWREHPDRIVGFYPRLINGNPLKYRAERYARKHEGYNMILTGAAFIDSQLAFQKYNSPQVRLGRELVDKYFNCEDVLLNYLYANASSSRTVEYVKPAWAIDTSKFSGAAISRNTKVHYRIRSNCLAKFSQMYGGLAGRKWAFDARKDGWDV; encoded by the exons ATGAATATATGGAGGGATGAGAGTGCAGCATGGCCAGTGGCCAACCCGGTTGTGACCTGCGCTTCTACATCCGAAGCTGGCTTTCCCAGTAATTTCGTAGCTGATCCTTTTCTTTATGTGCAG GGTGACACTATTTACCTATTTTATGAGATGAAGAATTTAATCACTATGCAAGGTGATATAGCAGTTTCAAGAAGTGTTGATAAGGGAGCAACATGGCAACAATTGGGTATTGCTTTGGATGAGGATTGGCACCTTTCTTATCCCTATGTTTTCAATTATCATGGGCAG ATATACATGATGCCTGAAAGCAGTGAGAAAGGGCAGCTTCGAGTTTACCGTGCCCTCGACTTTCCATTGCAATGGAAACTTGATAAGGTTGTAATGAAAAAGCCCATGGTGGATAGCTTTGTAATAAACCACAAAGGCAAGTTTTGGCTCTTTGGCTCAGACCACAGCAGTTTCGGTTCCAAAAAGAATGGGCAGCTGGAAATCTGGTATAGCGATTCACCGCTTGGTCCCTGGAAACCGCACAAGAAGAATCCTGTTTATAATACTTACAGGAGCGTGGGGGCTCGTAATGGAGGCAGGCCATTTATACACGATGGAATCCTTTACCGAGTGGGCCAAGATTGTGGAGAAACTTATGGACGACGAGTTCGACTTTTTAAGGTGGAAGTCCTCACCCAAGATGAGTTCAAAGAAGTTGAAGTCCCTCTAGGGGTAGAGGAGCCCAAAAAGGGGAGAAATGCTTGGAATGGTGCTCGGTATCATCATCTTGATGTGCAGCAACTCCCGTCTGGCGAGTGGATTGGGGTTATGGATGGAGATCGAGTACCTTCTGGGTATTCCGTTCGTAGGTTTATTCTCGGGTGTGCTTCCATTGCAGCAGTTGCAGTTATAGTCATTCTAATTGGTGTACTTCTTGGAGCTGTGAAGTGCATTGTCCCTTTGAACTGGTCCAGCCATGGCTTGGGGAAAAaaagcaatgcatttttggtGTGGGGGCGATCAAATATGCTTTCTTCAAAGGTGAGACGATTCTGCAGCCGTTTAAATAGGGTGCCTCCATTTCTCCGAGGTTGGGTGAAAGTCAACACACGTGTTGGCAGATGCGTTGTTGCTTTTATATTTGCAATTGGAGTAGCTCTAATGTGCACAGGCGTCCATTACATATACGGAGGAAATGGTGCTGATGAACCGTACCTATGGAAGGGTCACTACTCTCAGTTCACCCTATTGACCATGACGTATGATGCTCGGATATGGAACTTGAAAATGTATGTAAAACACTATTCTAGATGTTCTTCGGTGAAGGAGATAGTTGTGGTATGGAATAAGGGGGTGCCTCCTAATTCGAGTGATTTCGATTCGGTGGTCCCTGTGAGAATCAGGGTTGAGGCGAGAAACTCACTGAATAATCGTTTTAGAATGGATCCTTTGATTAAGACCCGAGCTGTTCTGGAGCTAGATGACGATATCATGATGACATGCGATGACGTAGAACGGGGTTTCAAGGTGTGGCGGGAGCATCCGGACAGGATAGTCGGTTTTTATCCTCGTCTAATTAATGGAAACCCATTGAAATACCGTGCTGAAAGGTACGCACGGAAGCATGAGGGATACAATATGATTCTAACTGGGGCGGCTTTTATTGATAGCCAACTTGCCTTCCAGAAATACAATAGCCCGCAAGTTAGGCTCGGGAGAGAATTAGTGGACAAGTATTTTAACTGCGAAGATGTGCTTTTGAATTACTTGTATGCAAATGCCAGTTCATCTAGGACTGTCGAGTATGTGAAGCCGGCGTGGGCCATAGACACCTCAAAATTCTCGGGTGCCGCAATTAGCCGGAACACAAAAGTTCATTACCGGATAAGGAGCAATTGCCTTGCTAAGTTTTCGCAGATGTATGGGGGTTTGGCCGGGCGTAAATGGGCGTTCGATGCAAGGAAGGATGGTTGGGATGTATAG